In Aegilops tauschii subsp. strangulata cultivar AL8/78 chromosome 3, Aet v6.0, whole genome shotgun sequence, one genomic interval encodes:
- the LOC109742802 gene encoding uncharacterized protein: MAPPLAAPRFHAALPRGLLLRPRKPLRSWRRAARPDDQDLYVDDDIGDGFSFSGGKYAEAEGPSKSDEWFAQGRMVKAHALYGNKEKAKDPFFGLTMGSGSQSSGDVFNWFCVEAGSSSNPTVLLIHGFPSQAYSYRNVLPVLSDKYRSIAFDWLGFGFSDKPQPKYGFDYTLDEYTSALESLIDAVAPDKLSIVVQGYFAPIVVKYANEHQDKLNHLILVNPPITDKHAKLPSTLACFSNFLLGEVFSQDPLRASDKALTSSGPYMMKEEDATVYRRPYLVSGASGFALNAITRAMGKDLKAYIESMRSILASDSWNTKTTICWGLRDRWLTYDGVEDFCDGLKHNVVQLPMAGHHAQEDRGEELGNIIKRILRG; this comes from the exons AtggcgccgccgctcgccgccccgCGCTTCCACGCCGCCCTCCCccgcggcctcctcctccgcccccGGAAGCCCCTCCGCTCCTGGCGCCGCGCCGCTCGCCCGGACGACCAG GATCTGTACGTCGACGACGACATCGGAGACGGCTTCTCGTTCAGCGGGG GGAAGTATGCGGAAGCGGAAGGCCCGAGTAAGTCGGACGAGTGGTTCGCTCAGGGGAGAATG GTAAAAGCTCATGCATTATATGGGAACAAAGAAAAGGCAAAGGATCCGTTTTTTGGGCTCACCATGGGTTCAGGATCACAATCTTCGGGTGATGTTTTTAA TTGGTTTTGTGTGGAAGCGGGGAGTTCTTCTAATCCTACGGTCCTTCTAATCCATGGGTTTCCATCTCAG GCATACTCTTACCGAAATGTGCTACCTGTACTATCAGACAAGTATCGTTCCATTGCTTTTGACTGGCTTG GTTTTGGATTCTCAGACAAGCCTCAACCTAAATATGGTTTTGACTATACTCTGGATG AATATACTTCAGCCCTGGAATCGTTAATCGATGCTGTTGCTCCTGATAAGCTCTCCATTGTTGTTCAG GGGTACTTCGCTCCAATTGTAGTCAAATATGCTAACGAACATCAGGACAAGTTGAACCACCTTATACTGGTTAATCCACCG ATAACTGACAAGCATGCAAAGCTTCCATCCACCCTTGCATGTTTCAGCAACTTCTTGTTGGGCGAAGTATTTTCCCAG GATCCTCTTAGAGCTAGTGATAAGGCCTTGACTAGTAGTGGGCCATACATGATGAAGGAGGAAGATGCTACTGTATATAGAAGGCCATACCTTGTCTCAGGTGCATCTGGTTTTGCACTGAACGCAATAACAAGAGCTATGGGAAAGGATCTTAAG GCTTACATTGAGTCCATGAGGAGCATATTAGCGAGTGATTCATGGAATACGAAGACAACAATATGTTGGGGCTTGAGGGATCGTTGGCTCACTTATGATGGGGTGGAAGATTTTTGTGATGGCCTAAAACACAACGTTGTTCAGCTGCCAATG